From Pseudorca crassidens isolate mPseCra1 chromosome 7, mPseCra1.hap1, whole genome shotgun sequence, a single genomic window includes:
- the LOC137227955 gene encoding translationally-controlled tumor protein-like, whose product MIIYQDLINHDEMFPDMYKIQEIADRLCLEVEGKMVSRREGNIDDSLIGGNASSEGPEGKGTESTVITGVDTVMNNHVQETSFTKEAYKNYIKDYMKSIKGKLEEQRPERVKPFMTGTAGQIKHILGNFKNYQFFIGENMNPDGMVALLDYCEDCVIPNMIFFKDGLEIEKC is encoded by the coding sequence ATGATCATCTACCAGGACCTCATCAACCATGATGAGATGTTCCCTGACATGTACAAGATCCAGGAGATTGCGGATAGGCTGTGTCTGGAGGTGGAGGGGAAGATGGTCAGTAGGAGAGAGGGTAACATTGATGACTCGCTCATTGGTGGAAATGCCTCCTCTGAAGGCCCTGAGGGCAAAGGTACTGAAAGCACAGTAATCACTGGTGTGGATACTGTCATGAACAATCACGTGCAAGAAACCAGCTTCACAAAAGAAGCCTACAAGAACTACATCAAGGATTACATGAAGTCAATCAAAGGGAAGCTTGAAGAACAGAGACCAGAAAGGGTAAAACCTTTTATGACAGGAACTGCAGGACAAATCAAGCACATCCTTGGTAATTTCAAAAACTATCAGTTCTTTATTGGTGAAAACATGAATCCAGATGGCATGGTTGCTCTGCTGGACTACTGTGAGGATTGTGTGATACCAAATATGATTTTCTTTAAGGATGGTCTAGAAATtgaaaaatgttaa